The Vibrio alginolyticus NBRC 15630 = ATCC 17749 genomic sequence TCCCGAAACAAAAATCTTCATGAAACAAAAATGCGCCCCAAAAAGGAGCGCATTTCTTACTTGAATAAGTTATTCCCAATCAAGAATAACTTTGCCTGACATACCGCTGCGCATTACATCGAAGCCTTCTTGGAAGTCATCAATCTTGTAGTGGTGCGTGATGATTGGCGATAGATCCAGACCAGATTGGATCAGTGAAGCCATCTTGTACCAAGTTTCGAACATTTCGCGACCGTAGATACCTTTGATCACCAAGCCTTTGAAGATAACTTGGTTCCAGTCGATACCCATGTCTGACGGTGGAATACCGAGTAGTGCAATGCGACCACCGTGGTTCATTGTGGTTAGCATTGAGTTGAATGCTGCTGGGTTACCAGACATTTCTAGACCAACGTCGAAGCCTTCTGTCATGCCTAGCTCAGCCATTACGTCTTCTAGCTTCTCTTCAGCCACGTTTACTGCGCGTGTTACACCCATCTTACGAGCAAGTTCTAGACGGTATTCGTTCACGTCTGTGATCACTACGTGGCGAGCACCAACGTGTTTAGCAACCGCTGCTGCCATGATACCGATTGGACCAGCACCTGTGATAAGCACGTCTTCACCTACTAGGTCGAAAGAAAGTGCTGTGTGTACTGCGTTACCAAACGGGTCAAAGATAGACGCTAGATCGTCAGAGATGCCTTCAGGGATCTTGAACGCGTTGAACGCTGGGATAACTAGGTATTCTGCGAATGCACCTTCGCGGTTAACGCCCACACCAATCGTGTTACGGCATAGGTGAGTACGGCCGCCACGACAGTTACGACAATGACCACACGTGATGTGACCTTCGCCAGATACGCGGTCACCGATTTCAAAGCCACGAACTTCCTGACCAATCGCAACCACTTCACCCACGTATTCGTGACCAACAACCATAGGCACTGGAATGGTTTTTTGTGACCATTCGTCCCAGTTGTAGATGTGTACGTCTGTACCACAGATAGCGGTTTTCTTAATTTTGATCAGAATGTCGTTATGGCCAACTTCAGGTTTATCAACCTCAGTCATCCAGATGCCTTCTTCAGGCTTTAGCTTTGATAATGCTTTAATTTTCATAATGTAACCTTAATTAAAGGCCCTATTGTCTAAGGCCTAGAATCTTAAATAAGACCCATGTCCTTACCAACTTGGATGAACGCGTCGATTGCACGGTCTAGTTGCTCGCGAGAGTGCGCCGCAGACATTTGAGTACGGATACGTGCTTGACCTTTTGGTACTACAGGGAATGAGAAGCCGATTACGTAGATGCCTTTCTCCAGCGCACGCTCTGCAAATTCTGCTGCTACTTTTGCGTCGCCAAGCATGATTGGGATGATTGCGTGGTCAGCACCACCCATTGTGAAACCAGCGTCTTCCATACGAGTACGGAAGTGTGCTGCGTTTTCCCATAGACGATCACGTAGGTCACCGCTCTCTTCTAGTAGATCTAGAACGCGGATAGAAGCGCTTACGATTGCTGGTGCAACAGAGTTAGAGAATAGGTATGGACGAGAACGCTGACGTAGCCAGTCAATCACTTCCGCTTTACCAGATGTGTAACCGCCTGAAGCGCCGCCCATTGCTTTGCCTAGCGTACCAGTGATGATGTCGATACGGTCAACCACGTTGTGGTGCTCGTGCGTACCTGCACCTGTTTTGCCCATGAAGCCAACAGCGTGAGAGTCATCAACCATAGTCAATGCGCCGTACTTCTCTGCTAGGTCACAGATAGCCGGAAGGTTTGCTACTACGCCGTCCATTGAGAACACACCGTCCGTTACGATAAGAATGTGGCGAGCACCTGCTTCTTTCGCAGCGATCAGTTGTTGCTCTAGCTCTTCCATGTTGTTGTTTGAGTAGCGGAAACGCATCGCTTTACATAGACGAACACCATCGATGATTGACGCGTGGTTTAAAGCGTCAGAGATGATTGCGTCTTCTTTGCCTAGAATAGTTTCAAATAGGCCCGCGTTTGCATCGAAACATGATGTGTAAAGAATCGTATCTTCTTTACCTAGGAACTTAGAAAGCTTCTGCTCAAGCTCTTTGTGGATGTCTTGCGTACCACAGATAAAACGTACTGAAGCCATACCAAAGCCGTGCTCGTCCATGCCTGCTTTACCCGCTTCGATAAGTGCCGGGTGGTTAGCAAGACCAAGGTAGTTGTTCGCACAGAAGTTTAGTACTTCTTCACCAGTAGAGATTTTAACAGCCGCTTGCTGTTGAGACGTAATGACACGCTCTGATTTGTAAAGGCCTTCCGCCTTTACTTCTTCGATTTGCTGCTGAATCTGTTGGTAGAATGCAGAAGACATTTGAAATTCCTTCCTAGTTATTTTGGCGAGTATTTACTCGTTTAGAATTAGGTTGAGCCTTTATGTGACGGGCGTCACGGGCTATCACTCATCAATTAATTGTAGTGTAATTCAAGGAAGGAGGAAGGATTATACCTTAAGGTGGAAAAGCATTAATGAATCCGAGGCACAAATTCAATTAATGCTTTTCTATGAGGTTGTTATAAAAGGAATTATAGCCAGGTAGGCTTAGCCAAAAGTGCTTCAAAGTCCTTAGCAGGTAATGGTCGGCTATAGTGGAAACCTTGTCCGAACTCACAGTTTAGGTTTTTCAGGTAATCCACATGACGCTGTTCTTCGATGCCTTCTGCGACGATCTTAAGATCCAGCGCTTTCGCCATTGCTATGATTACGTTCACAAGCTCGCGGTCTGAGTCGTTCTCGAACATATTTTGCATAAAGCTACGATCAATCTTTAAGCGGTCGAACGGAAACTTCTGCAAGTAACTCAGCGCAGAATAACCAGTACCAAAATCATCAATAGTAAGTTTGGTGCCTAACGCTCGTAAGTTATTAAGCATGTCTAATAGCTCAGAATCGTGATTGAAGAGGAGACTTTCTGTCACTTCAATATCGAACTTATCTGACGGAAGACCAGACTCCTCAAGGCTGTGTTTAATAAACGTAAGTAAGCGCTCGCAGTACCTAAATTGAACACTAGAAAAGTTTACAGAAACAAACAACGGAGTCAGACTCTGCCATTGTGCCGCTTGTCGACACGCTTGTTGAATAGCAAACTCACCAATTTGATGAATTAAACCATTTTTCTCTGCAATAGAGATAAACTCTTCAGGGTTTACAAATCCGTACTTGTCATCATTCCAACGCATTAGCGCTTCTGCACCTACGATTTTACCACTACTCAGCTCAATAATTGGCTGATAATACAGCTCTAATAACTGATTGGAGATCGCACTTCTCAGACGATTTTCCAGATCCAAATAGCGTTGCAAATCTTGGTTCATATTATGGTTATAAAAACAAAAGCCATCACGCCCATCTTGTTTCGCCCGATACATTGCCATATCAGCACATGCAAGGAGCTGCTCAGCGTTGTCTCCGTCATCCGGGAACACAGACATTCCGACGCTGCTACTCAAGAAGAATTCATGGTTGTTCCAAACAAACGGATCGTTAAACGCCGAAAGTACACTTGAAGCAACTCGCTTTGCAGTATCATTATCAGGCAAATCAGGGATGACGAGTAAAAACTCATCCCCACCAATTCTCGCCAATAAGTCTGTTTTTCTCGCGACTTGATACAGTCGCTGAGCACTGAGTTTAAGGATTTCATCCCCAACAAAGTGTCCCATTGAATCGTTAATCTGCTTGAAGTGGTCTAAGTCGATGAACATCACCAAAACTTTAGACCCACTACGCGATGCCCTAATTAACTCCAAAGCCAATCGCTCGGAACCATAACTACGATTAGGCAAATTAGTTAATGTGTCATATTTAGCTTGGAAGGCGAGTTCTTTTTCAGACGCTTTTCGACGTTCAATTTCGTTCGTTAATTTTTTATTCTGTTGAGAAAGAATATCTTTACGCTTTTTTTCTTCCTCAAGCTTAATTTTCAATTCAATCCTATTATTGTTCGTGATGAATGCATAACATAAAGCAATGACGATCATAACGGCCAGAATACTCAAACCAATAATAAAGAGCCGTGATGTAAATATATCTCGTTCACTCAAAGGCTCGAACCACGCCATCAATTTAAAGTGATGTTTATCCACAGGCACTTCAAAGTAAATTTTTCCGTCTACAGCCTCAGAAACGAAATAGTTCTCATCCTTATTGTGAGAAGGTGTTTTATTTATGGTATCCCATACAACCATTTCCACGTCTTTTATTTTTAGCACCATTCGGCTATAACTATCTTCGTGTTCTTGGTTAGTAAGTTGGTCAATAACAATATTCTTATTAAGATCGGCAATTAAAAAAGCAACAGGCTTTCCGGAGAACTTAACTTGCTTAATGACTTGAATGCGAACGTCATCATTGTATCGCGTCGCACAAACCTCTTCGGGATGCCCGTGTTGAGTCATTAAGGTTTGTATGTCCATTTTGTGCTCGGCAAGGTTTTCAGATCCAGTGGTGACAATGGTGACTCCATCACTGCCTACCAGCGTGAGCTTCTTATAGATTTGGCTGCTATTAATTAGCTTACTGTCTATCTTCTCATCGAAGCGACGCTTTAAATTAATTAGACTGGCTCCTAAGCCATACTCCATTGACATGCCAGAAGCTAAATTACCAAAGAATGTTTGTATTGTTTTATCTGTAGCTAGATTATCAACATCTTCACTCGCTATGGTAAATAAATTATCGAGTGTGCTTGCATAACTTTTTACTTTTAAATCTAGTTCTCTGTATTGAGATTCTTTTAACTTATTTTGACCTACGCTAGTCACAGTAATAAGCATAGCTAAGTAAATTGAAACTAATATTGCGCTTATTGTAATAAATCTTTTACTGGAAAATTTTTTAACGGCCTTATTCATCGGAGTTTCTTTTTATCTTCTATAAAGTAATCGTTATAAAAGTAGTAAATAGATGGATAGTATTTTTTTACTAGTTTTTCGTATGAACCGTCTTGTTTTATCGAGTCTAAATAACGATCAAATGCTTTGCGTAATTCAGGGGAATTTTTACGGAATGCAACAGCCATTTTTTGATTCTCAGATATAGGGCCAATGACTTTTATTTCACCCGGCCATTTTTCGAGGGCAATTAGCGTATCCGCAACATCTAATAATGTGCTTTCCGCATCATTTTTCATTATCGCTGGAACCATCTCATTAAGGAGACGCGCCCCATCAGGTAATATAACTTTTGCACCTGTGTCATATAAGTCATAAAGGTTAGGATCCAAGCAAGAATGTTCTAAAGCTAACACTTCGCGACCATCGATCAGCTGCTTGACGTTTTTAACATCTTCATCGACCGACCCACTTGGTTTAATCGGGCTCAGACTAGAGTCGGATCTGGAAACCAACCATACACCTGAAGGAAAATAATCTTGTGAAAAATCGACAACCTCAGAACGCCAATCAAGAATAGTAACGCCATTTGCGATCAAATCGCCTTCAATTGGAACACTTTCTCCGACAACAGCCTGCTTGTTGTGATATTGCACATTTTGCCCTGTCAACTTACCAACCACGTCGCTCCACTGTGCTGGAACATACTGGTACTGAACACCTAACGACTTGGCAAAACCTTTTATTATCTCTACATCCAAGCCAGTCAAAGTTTCCACTTCACCTTGTTCAATATAGGAGACAAAGTTAGCGTACGGGACACCAATGTGACGCAGTACACCGCGTTCACGGATTTGTTGTAAATCGTCTGACCAAGCGGCAGACGACGCAACAGAGGTAACCATGAGCGCCACCGTCGCTAAAGTTCTTTTGAATGTTATGACTGACATAATAATATCCTTACCTTTCACAAAGCGCCCAATAATGGGCGCTTGAGTGATAAACAACGATGTTAGAACGACGAGTAATACAAATTCGTCATCGCCACTACGAGCCCTTCCACATCTTGTTCGTCATGGAACAAATGCGTAGAGATACGCAGCGCGTAAGTATCAAAGTCATCATCCTTATGCAGCTTAAAGCTAGTCGTACGGATGATGTAACCATACTCTTCACGTAAACGATCTCGGAATTCCGTCAATATCTCTTCATTAGTTACATCGGAGAACGGGTTAACCGTCGTTAAGCCACTGGTTAAGCCTTCCACGTTTGGTGAATACATTTTGGCTTGTGGTAAGTACTCTTGAAGCAAGGTTTTACATAAACTACCAAGGCTTACAACTCGCTCTTCGATACGGTCTCGACCAATCTCATCCCACATTTTGCAACTATCAACTAGTGCTTGTTTCGCAGGATAGTTATCGTTACCAATGTATTGCATTTGCAGCTGTTTACCCAGGTAATCAGCATGAGAAAGTGAGGAGTTGATCAACCATAACGGGTTCTCTCGGTCGCTCCAATACTCATTCAAACGGTTACCGTTATCACGAACATACAGAATACCTGTCGCGCCCGGACCACACTGCCACTTATGACCAGATCCTGCATAGAAATCACAATCCATATCGTGGAAATCAAGGTCAAACATACCGACCGTATGCGCGCCATCAACAAGAGTAGGCACGCCATACTCTTTTGCTAAAGCACAAATGGCTTTGGCTGGTAGCGCGGTTCCTGTTTTGTATGTGATATGAGAGAAAACAATTAGGCGAACGTTTTGATTCGCATCAAGCGCGTCTTGGAACGCTTGAATGTAATCTTGCTCAGAAACGTTTTCAGTACCAGTAAATACTGGTAGTTGAATTTCTACCACATCCACACCAAAACGATGTTTCGCTACGTTCATAGGTGATGTTGCAGCAATATGTTCATGGTGTGTCGTTAGAATCACATCACCTGGTTCAAAGTGTAAGCCATTAATGATCGAGCATAAGCCATCAGTAGTGTTGCGGCTGAGAATGATCTCTTCTGGGTTAGCACCAAAACCTGGTGCGACGTCTTTAACCATCTCTGAAACATAAGGCCAAGAGCCAAATTTGCCTTTCATATCCCAAGGATATTTAGCCACCAGCTTGTTGTTATGCTCGTAATCTTCAAGAACATGTTTTGGCATTGAACCTGTTGTACCAATGTTCATGTAAGTGGTTCGTTTGTCCAAAACGAACTGTCTTCGCACTTTACGCCAGAAGCGCTTATCGTGTTTTCTACCTAGCCCGCGGCTGCTCCAATCAATTTTCTGTTCTCGTGCTTGAGCTACGCCTGAGAAAGCGGAAGCACTCACACCAGCAACAACAGCTCCTGTTGCGCCTTTCAGAAAATTACGGCGGCTGCTATTAGTCTGAATAGATTCCTTGTCTTTCATCTTTTTCAATCCTTGTCGGAAATTAGCCATATTATTAATTTTAAGTGCGTAACTATCTGTTACTAAAACATTATTACCCATTACAATCAGAGTTTAATTTTTTCCTCTGCCATTAAGTGACTTTAGTTCCAATTTTTTATCTTATTTGATGATATAAGCAACAGTTTGACCACAAATCTATAAACAACAATGTTCACATTAATATATTCGTTAATTTGACTATTCTTTATTGCGGACAATTCCACCAAATTCTTTATAAAACAATTATGAGCTTTGTTATAAAGTCATTAAAAATTTAACTTTGCGTTAATTTAAAAATATTCAGGCTATTTTAAGATTGGCGTCTATTCTTTTTATATCTTAACGATCTCAATATGTTAAGACTAAATAAGAGAAAGCTGATTTCGGATCGAGATATCAGTTTAAGACCATAAAGTGATACACATCACTCTATGACATAAACTCACCGCTCAACAGACATAAGTAAAACAGGTTTTCACTAATATGTGCTTGAGCGTACACGCTAAAAGAAGGAGGTCCCATGTTAAAAGGATTGCTATGCATTTCAGTTGCATCCGCTCTTGTCGCCGCCCCTAACGCGCTAGCAAAAACGGTAGAAATGACTGCTCTCAACACCAATGAGAGCGCGGGTACCATTGAGATTTCACAAAGTGATTATGGCGTTGTTTTTACGCCTCAATTATCAGGTTTGTCAGCAGGTGTGCACGGTTTCCATGTTCACACTAATCCATCTTGCGATAGCATAGAAAAGGATGACAAAACCGTATTAGGCGGCGCAGCAGGTGGCCATTATGATCCTAACAACACAGGGAAGCATGGCTATCCTTGGACCAATGACAATCATTTAGGCGACTTGCCTCCACTCTATGTGGACATGGACGGCAATGCCAATCAGCCCGTTGTCGCGCCTCGCCTAAAATTATCGGATTTAAAAGGTCGAGCGTTAATGATCCATGCAGGTGGTGACAATCACTCCGATCACCCAAGTAAGCTAGGTGGTGGCGGCGCTCGCGTCGTATGTGGTGTTATTGAATAAACATTAACTTATGTCTCACACTTCTCTTTAGATTGCGAGAAGTGTGAACTTCTGTTGATACTGAGAGGAGGTTGCATTGGTCTCAAGGTAGCTGTGGTGAAGCATTAAGATCGATTGGACAATCTTCGTCCCGATCCCCAAAGAACCGCCCTCCGCTTCTTTCTCGATGTGATTGACGAAGGTAAAATGGATACGCGACTTATCCTCACTCAAATGCGCTTGGCAATGCACTTCTGAACCGATTGGGCTGTGGCGCAATGCATTTTCAAGCAGGTTCAATACCAATCGCTCCAATAGCCCCTTGTCACCCACGGTTTGGATTTCGCTATCGATATCCACTTTCAATACCACTTCTTTACGAGAAAACTGGCTCTGCATCGTTTCAGCACATTCTGCCATCAAAGCGCCCAGATCTACGGGGCGGTACTCGTAATTTGGCATTGGAGCTTCTTTGCGTGCGGCGTCTAATAAAGAATGCAGTTGAGTTGAGAGCTTCTCACAATTTCGGAAAGCAACGTCAATCAAAGGATCGGATTCCGGATGTTGCAAACGCCACGTTTCCAAATAGCCCAGCACGCTCGATAACG encodes the following:
- the tdh gene encoding L-threonine 3-dehydrogenase is translated as MKIKALSKLKPEEGIWMTEVDKPEVGHNDILIKIKKTAICGTDVHIYNWDEWSQKTIPVPMVVGHEYVGEVVAIGQEVRGFEIGDRVSGEGHITCGHCRNCRGGRTHLCRNTIGVGVNREGAFAEYLVIPAFNAFKIPEGISDDLASIFDPFGNAVHTALSFDLVGEDVLITGAGPIGIMAAAVAKHVGARHVVITDVNEYRLELARKMGVTRAVNVAEEKLEDVMAELGMTEGFDVGLEMSGNPAAFNSMLTTMNHGGRIALLGIPPSDMGIDWNQVIFKGLVIKGIYGREMFETWYKMASLIQSGLDLSPIITHHYKIDDFQEGFDVMRSGMSGKVILDWE
- a CDS encoding glycine C-acetyltransferase; this encodes MSSAFYQQIQQQIEEVKAEGLYKSERVITSQQQAAVKISTGEEVLNFCANNYLGLANHPALIEAGKAGMDEHGFGMASVRFICGTQDIHKELEQKLSKFLGKEDTILYTSCFDANAGLFETILGKEDAIISDALNHASIIDGVRLCKAMRFRYSNNNMEELEQQLIAAKEAGARHILIVTDGVFSMDGVVANLPAICDLAEKYGALTMVDDSHAVGFMGKTGAGTHEHHNVVDRIDIITGTLGKAMGGASGGYTSGKAEVIDWLRQRSRPYLFSNSVAPAIVSASIRVLDLLEESGDLRDRLWENAAHFRTRMEDAGFTMGGADHAIIPIMLGDAKVAAEFAERALEKGIYVIGFSFPVVPKGQARIRTQMSAAHSREQLDRAIDAFIQVGKDMGLI
- a CDS encoding putative bifunctional diguanylate cyclase/phosphodiesterase, which codes for MNKAVKKFSSKRFITISAILVSIYLAMLITVTSVGQNKLKESQYRELDLKVKSYASTLDNLFTIASEDVDNLATDKTIQTFFGNLASGMSMEYGLGASLINLKRRFDEKIDSKLINSSQIYKKLTLVGSDGVTIVTTGSENLAEHKMDIQTLMTQHGHPEEVCATRYNDDVRIQVIKQVKFSGKPVAFLIADLNKNIVIDQLTNQEHEDSYSRMVLKIKDVEMVVWDTINKTPSHNKDENYFVSEAVDGKIYFEVPVDKHHFKLMAWFEPLSERDIFTSRLFIIGLSILAVMIVIALCYAFITNNNRIELKIKLEEEKKRKDILSQQNKKLTNEIERRKASEKELAFQAKYDTLTNLPNRSYGSERLALELIRASRSGSKVLVMFIDLDHFKQINDSMGHFVGDEILKLSAQRLYQVARKTDLLARIGGDEFLLVIPDLPDNDTAKRVASSVLSAFNDPFVWNNHEFFLSSSVGMSVFPDDGDNAEQLLACADMAMYRAKQDGRDGFCFYNHNMNQDLQRYLDLENRLRSAISNQLLELYYQPIIELSSGKIVGAEALMRWNDDKYGFVNPEEFISIAEKNGLIHQIGEFAIQQACRQAAQWQSLTPLFVSVNFSSVQFRYCERLLTFIKHSLEESGLPSDKFDIEVTESLLFNHDSELLDMLNNLRALGTKLTIDDFGTGYSALSYLQKFPFDRLKIDRSFMQNMFENDSDRELVNVIIAMAKALDLKIVAEGIEEQRHVDYLKNLNCEFGQGFHYSRPLPAKDFEALLAKPTWL
- a CDS encoding transporter substrate-binding domain-containing protein, with amino-acid sequence MSVITFKRTLATVALMVTSVASSAAWSDDLQQIRERGVLRHIGVPYANFVSYIEQGEVETLTGLDVEIIKGFAKSLGVQYQYVPAQWSDVVGKLTGQNVQYHNKQAVVGESVPIEGDLIANGVTILDWRSEVVDFSQDYFPSGVWLVSRSDSSLSPIKPSGSVDEDVKNVKQLIDGREVLALEHSCLDPNLYDLYDTGAKVILPDGARLLNEMVPAIMKNDAESTLLDVADTLIALEKWPGEIKVIGPISENQKMAVAFRKNSPELRKAFDRYLDSIKQDGSYEKLVKKYYPSIYYFYNDYFIEDKKKLR
- a CDS encoding aminotransferase class V-fold PLP-dependent enzyme; this encodes MKDKESIQTNSSRRNFLKGATGAVVAGVSASAFSGVAQAREQKIDWSSRGLGRKHDKRFWRKVRRQFVLDKRTTYMNIGTTGSMPKHVLEDYEHNNKLVAKYPWDMKGKFGSWPYVSEMVKDVAPGFGANPEEIILSRNTTDGLCSIINGLHFEPGDVILTTHHEHIAATSPMNVAKHRFGVDVVEIQLPVFTGTENVSEQDYIQAFQDALDANQNVRLIVFSHITYKTGTALPAKAICALAKEYGVPTLVDGAHTVGMFDLDFHDMDCDFYAGSGHKWQCGPGATGILYVRDNGNRLNEYWSDRENPLWLINSSLSHADYLGKQLQMQYIGNDNYPAKQALVDSCKMWDEIGRDRIEERVVSLGSLCKTLLQEYLPQAKMYSPNVEGLTSGLTTVNPFSDVTNEEILTEFRDRLREEYGYIIRTTSFKLHKDDDFDTYALRISTHLFHDEQDVEGLVVAMTNLYYSSF
- a CDS encoding superoxide dismutase family protein, whose product is MLKGLLCISVASALVAAPNALAKTVEMTALNTNESAGTIEISQSDYGVVFTPQLSGLSAGVHGFHVHTNPSCDSIEKDDKTVLGGAAGGHYDPNNTGKHGYPWTNDNHLGDLPPLYVDMDGNANQPVVAPRLKLSDLKGRALMIHAGGDNHSDHPSKLGGGGARVVCGVIE